One Pseudonocardia sediminis DNA window includes the following coding sequences:
- a CDS encoding NADH-quinone oxidoreductase subunit D, protein MSTTDSGPGTDPYTATERETTEGTVYTVTGGDWDTLIDSEHDDRIVINMGPQHPSTHGVLRLVLELEGETVTQGRAVIGYLHTGIEKNCEYRTWTQGVTFVTRADYLSPLFNESAFCLATEKLLETEVPRRAQLIRVLLMEINRIGSHLVALATGGMELGALTGMTSGFREREEVLHLLEHLTGLRMNHAFIRPGGLAQDLPADWAEKVTDFLKVMNTRLPDYDKLLTGQPIWRARMEGVGYLPVDGCLALGATGPILRAAGLPWDQRKTEPYSCYEEFDFEVPTATEADCFARYRLRVAEIHESLKIIEQCVTKIEPGPVMVADPKIAWPAQLSVGSDGMGTTLEHVRKIMGQSMESLIHHFKLVTEGFHVPPGQAYVPVESPRGELGAHLVSDGGTRPVRVHMRDPSFVNLQTMPAMSEGGQVADVIAAVASIDPVMGGCDR, encoded by the coding sequence GTGAGCACCACGGACTCCGGACCCGGCACCGACCCGTACACCGCGACCGAGCGGGAGACGACCGAGGGCACCGTCTACACCGTCACCGGTGGCGACTGGGACACCCTGATCGACTCCGAGCACGACGACCGCATCGTCATCAACATGGGTCCGCAGCACCCGTCGACGCACGGCGTGCTGCGTCTGGTGCTCGAGCTCGAGGGCGAGACCGTCACCCAGGGCCGTGCGGTGATCGGCTACCTGCACACCGGCATCGAGAAGAACTGCGAGTACCGGACGTGGACCCAGGGCGTCACGTTCGTGACGCGTGCGGACTACCTGTCCCCGCTGTTCAACGAGTCCGCGTTCTGCCTGGCCACCGAGAAGCTCCTCGAGACCGAGGTCCCGCGCCGCGCGCAGTTGATCCGGGTCCTCCTGATGGAGATCAACCGGATCGGGTCGCACCTGGTCGCGCTGGCCACCGGCGGCATGGAGCTCGGCGCGCTGACCGGCATGACGTCCGGGTTCCGTGAGCGCGAGGAGGTGCTCCACCTGCTGGAGCACCTGACCGGGCTGCGGATGAACCACGCGTTCATCCGTCCCGGCGGGCTCGCCCAGGACCTGCCGGCGGACTGGGCCGAGAAGGTCACCGACTTCCTCAAGGTCATGAACACCCGCCTGCCGGACTACGACAAGCTGCTCACCGGGCAGCCGATCTGGCGTGCGCGGATGGAAGGCGTCGGCTACCTGCCCGTCGACGGCTGCCTCGCCCTCGGCGCGACCGGGCCGATCCTCCGGGCGGCCGGGCTGCCGTGGGACCAGCGCAAGACCGAGCCGTACTCCTGCTACGAGGAGTTCGACTTCGAGGTCCCGACCGCGACCGAGGCCGACTGCTTCGCCCGCTACCGGCTGCGCGTCGCCGAGATCCACGAGTCGCTCAAGATCATCGAGCAGTGCGTGACGAAGATCGAGCCGGGCCCGGTCATGGTGGCCGACCCGAAGATCGCCTGGCCGGCGCAGCTCTCGGTCGGCAGCGACGGCATGGGCACCACGCTCGAGCACGTCCGCAAGATCATGGGTCAGTCGATGGAGTCGCTGATCCACCACTTCAAGCTGGTGACCGAGGGCTTCCACGTCCCGCCGGGCCAGGCCTACGTGCCGGTCGAGTCCCCGCGCGGCGAGCTCGGCGCGCACCTGGTCTCCGACGGCGGCACCCGCCCGGTCCGCGTGCACATGCGCGACCCCAGCTTCGTCAACCTGCAGACGATGCCGGCGATGAGCGAGGGCGGCCAGGTCGCCGACGTCATCGCGGCCGTCGCCTCGATCGACCCCGTGATGGGAGGTTGCGACCGATGA
- a CDS encoding NADH-quinone oxidoreductase subunit C → MTTGPDDPGSTGTSKDDKERTGAAQSSAEESGTSLDEQRAAGGESPETGARPASMGGEVPVAATRTRSGMFGVRGTGDTSGFGGLRLPGYAPAPAERPYGGWFDEMADELGAAMDQNGIPRAAIEQVTVDRGEITFYVQREKVAEIARTLRDDPGLRFEFCSAVSGVDYSSPDGAPVDKSLHVVYHLLSMTYRRRIRLEVSLNFDDPHVPSVVETYPTADWHERETWDMFGVIFDGHPALTRILMPDDWDGHPQRKSYPLGGIPVEYKGAEIPPPDERRAYS, encoded by the coding sequence GTGACGACCGGACCCGACGATCCCGGCAGCACCGGGACCTCGAAGGACGACAAGGAGCGCACCGGCGCCGCCCAGTCGTCGGCCGAGGAGAGCGGCACCTCGCTCGACGAGCAGCGCGCGGCCGGCGGGGAGAGCCCGGAGACCGGAGCCCGTCCCGCGTCGATGGGCGGCGAGGTGCCGGTCGCGGCGACCCGCACCCGGTCGGGCATGTTCGGCGTCCGCGGCACCGGCGACACCTCCGGCTTCGGCGGCCTGCGCCTGCCCGGCTACGCCCCGGCCCCGGCCGAGCGGCCCTACGGCGGCTGGTTCGACGAGATGGCCGACGAGCTCGGCGCGGCGATGGACCAGAACGGGATCCCGCGCGCCGCGATCGAGCAGGTCACCGTCGACCGCGGCGAGATCACGTTCTACGTGCAGCGCGAGAAGGTCGCCGAGATCGCGAGGACCCTGCGCGACGACCCGGGCCTGCGTTTTGAGTTCTGCTCCGCGGTGTCCGGTGTGGACTACAGCTCGCCGGACGGCGCGCCGGTCGACAAGTCGCTGCACGTCGTCTACCACCTGCTGTCGATGACCTACCGGCGCCGGATCCGGCTCGAGGTCTCGTTGAACTTCGACGACCCGCACGTGCCGAGCGTCGTCGAGACCTACCCGACGGCGGACTGGCACGAGCGCGAGACCTGGGACATGTTCGGCGTGATCTTCGACGGTCACCCGGCCCTGACCCGGATCCTCATGCCGGACGACTGGGACGGCCACCCCCAGCGCAAGAGCTACCCGCTCGGCGGCATCCCGGTGGAGTACAAGGGCGCGGAGATCCCCCCGCCCGACGAGCGGCGGGCCTACTCATGA
- a CDS encoding NuoB/complex I 20 kDa subunit family protein, whose product MGLEENLPNGVLLTSVEKLVNWTRKSSLWPATFGLACCAIEMMTSGAPRYDLARFGMEVFRASPRQADLMIVAGRVSNKMAPVLRQIYDQMPEPRWVLAMGVCASSGGMFNNYAVVQGVDHVVPVDMYLPGCPPRPEMLMDAILKLHAKIMDEPLGAKRAAELAESGYRTPMVPSSVKFAPKSKQLGALQTTRNQDVPNYLEPGSEPKPSLPQIPTGGAQ is encoded by the coding sequence ATGGGACTCGAGGAGAACCTGCCCAACGGGGTTCTGCTGACCAGCGTGGAGAAGCTGGTCAACTGGACCCGCAAGTCGTCGCTGTGGCCGGCCACGTTCGGCCTGGCCTGCTGCGCGATCGAGATGATGACGTCCGGTGCGCCGCGCTACGACCTCGCGCGCTTCGGCATGGAGGTCTTCCGCGCCTCGCCTCGCCAGGCCGACCTGATGATCGTCGCGGGCCGGGTCAGCAACAAGATGGCCCCGGTCCTGCGCCAGATCTACGACCAGATGCCCGAGCCCCGCTGGGTCCTGGCGATGGGCGTCTGTGCCAGCTCCGGCGGCATGTTCAACAACTACGCGGTCGTGCAGGGCGTGGACCACGTCGTGCCGGTCGACATGTACCTGCCGGGCTGCCCGCCGCGCCCGGAGATGCTGATGGACGCGATCCTCAAGCTGCACGCCAAGATCATGGACGAGCCGCTGGGCGCCAAGCGTGCCGCCGAGCTCGCCGAGAGCGGCTACCGCACGCCGATGGTCCCGTCGTCGGTGAAGTTCGCGCCGAAGTCCAAGCAGCTGGGCGCGCTGCAGACCACGCGCAACCAGGACGTCCCGAACTACCTGGAGCCGGGCAGCGAGCCGAAGCCGTCGCTGCCGCAGATCCCGACCGGGGGTGCACAGTGA
- a CDS encoding NADH-quinone oxidoreductase subunit A, translated as MLDPYLPLVLLFALAAGFALFSVVSAPYIGPRRYNSAKLDSYECGIEPSPAPVVGGGRMPVAYYLTAMLFILFDIEMVFLYPFAVSADVFAGAGLGVFVLVEIALFIVTVGFAYAYVWRRGGLDWN; from the coding sequence ATGCTCGATCCCTATCTCCCGCTCGTCCTGCTGTTCGCGTTGGCGGCGGGGTTCGCGTTGTTCTCGGTCGTGTCCGCGCCCTACATCGGCCCGCGGCGCTACAACAGCGCCAAGCTGGACTCCTACGAGTGCGGCATCGAGCCCTCACCGGCACCCGTCGTGGGCGGCGGCCGGATGCCCGTCGCCTACTACCTGACGGCGATGCTGTTCATCCTCTTCGACATCGAGATGGTCTTCCTCTACCCGTTCGCGGTCAGTGCGGACGTCTTCGCGGGCGCCGGCCTGGGCGTGTTCGTGCTGGTGGAGATCGCCCTGTTCATCGTCACGGTCGGTTTCGCCTACGCCTACGTCTGGCGTCGCGGTGGGCTGGACTGGAACTAG